aatttgtttCACTTCTGAATGGTTCCACTGACACTTTCTTCTAAGAAGTAGAATTAGCAAAACTTATGGGACTTAATATGAACAGCAAACACTCAAGCTATGACATCTTATTCCTAAATtttatacttaagaaaaaaataaaataattttatagctataattttctcatttgttctttttatttgataGGGAAAACATCAGTTCCTAATATACACTCTGCCTGAATGGCAGAGGAATTACAGCATAGGGTTCTCAAAGGAGTATCAGCAACATGGccaaattaaagatttttaaacattatgtGCAGTCATCAATCTAGCATTAACTACTTTCCTCTGCTCCCTAcattaatgaacatttaaaagaaaaacaaaaaaaaatcagccttaaaaattatttaaaaaataatttaactgaaaagaaaatggaaacatagaGACATAAAGATTTGCTTTAgttataaagtaaaattaatggTAATGAAGGAATTAAAATCCATATTCCCAgcactgctttttcttttaatcataggaaatacaTTCAATGGCATTAAAATAGGTTCATTGGCATTCTACTATGGAGGGAAACTGAgaacaaacaaatataaaggagAATAAGACACTTTGAAACAATCATTTCATAGAACAATATTGCTACTTATGGTCGCTTTTTgcttacaaattataaaaatgttcttttttttttttttttaaatattttatttatttatttgagagagacagagatagtgagagagagctcgagcaggaaggagggggagaagcaggcttcccgcggagcagggagcccgatgcggggctcgatcccaggaccccgggatcatgacctgagccgaaggcagaggcttaaccatctgagccacccaggcgccccaaaaatgttctttttgatACTGAAAAATAATATACCTCAGGAAAACCAAGAACATTCACACacattttcaaaaagcaaatttaaatacCCGTTTTAGTCTTTCATTctcttccatgaattttttgGCAGCCTCATTAGTATTTTCTGCTTGAGTTTTAAGTACTCCTTTGTTTGACAGTTCTTTAGCCAGCTGCGTAATAAGGATAACCAGACGTCTCAacactctaaaaaacaaaaacatcaaagtACTGTATAACTAATCATTAGAAACTGATTTAAGATAAACAGTCACTGTCAAATGATTCCCCTTTAGGTATGGGTATGGTGGAGGGAGATAATGTTTAGGGAGGACatatgcttgtttgtttctttccttttttttttttttaatctttctgtcAAAACAAGCTTGTATCTTGTTCCTTTGGAATCTTTGTTATAAGACTAGCATTTGGAAGACAGGTTCAGCAGTACTTGTTAATTTAATTATCCTCTTTCTAGAGGCCTTTGgccaggaggaggagaaacagaatTTCAGACAGTGTGGCAGGGCAACTAAGAGAAGTCGTTTTTGTTCtttgattccccccccccacctcgaTATTTGCTATTTAAAGAGCATTGTGTGAGGCTGGCCAAGCCTAAAAACTGCTCATTCACATCGGTTTATGGGTAACTTCCAttgttagaaatagaaattagtatcttcaaatattcattcaacaggtatttcCTCTGCCAAGTGTTCATAATTGCTAAACACTGTGCTGGGTACTGGGGACACGGCAGGAAATGAGACAGAGTCCTTCAGGGAGTTTAGGTTCTAGTTGGGGAGGAAAGAGTTAAAACAGTATTTACTTGCAACCATGAATGATactcaaaaaatatacatatatagatacactCCATGGAAGCATATAACAGAGACCAACCACCTGCTTCTGGGGTGAGTGATGATCATAAATGGATTCTCTGTGAAAGGGGCTGAAGGATGAATAGAAAGTTAGCCCGGGAAAGAGGGGAGTGTTCTGGCAGAAGTTAAAGCATGTGTGAAGACCCTGAAGTAGGAAGGAGTCAGGTACACAATACGAACTCAATATTTGTTGCAAGAATGAGTGCATGAGCAGATGAAGCTCAGTGTGGGTGGAACATGGTGTGAATGTCAGAGAATAGTAGGAGAAAAGGCTCCAGGGAAAAGTAAGGCCATATCATGCAGGGCCTTATGGACCTAGCAAACCTACAAGCCGTAATGACTATCATTTGGGTATTTCATCTGCATTCTATAGTATAGATaggaaaaatgaggaagagaaacataaatcatgctttaaaattgtgttttttttaaacttacagccaaaaaaataatgaaaatccaGAAATGTAAAGATTTCTTTGAGACCTAAAAAGTTTCATCTGTGCATGTTCATAGGCTCCAGGTCTGCTGGTTAAGCCTTTTTCAATGGCAGGTGTAGAGGAATACTTCCTTACTTCTCTCGCAGCATctattagagaaaaagagaaaacattattttgacttttaataATATACAATTACTCTTAAAATGGAAAGCAGTTTTAGAACAACTGAATTGACTTTTAAATAATGGACTTTTGGTATGGgctctctttttgtcttttcctctaCTATCCCTGGGAGGGCACCATACTCAAAAGAGACGCTCTGCAAATGGATGTTAGTGGGAACCTTTGAATggaacaagattttttttttttttactccttatCTAGGGCTTATTATAATTGTACTGTCTCTCATCTCTAGCTACACTGCAAACTGTTATCCTTCACTCTTTCTATCCCTAATAGATTGAGTAAAATCCAACCTACTGACAGTAGCATATAGGTCATCTCCCATTCCAATCAATTCCAAGAGGTTATCCTATTTTCCTGACTGTACTAGCATTTTATTATACTATTCCTTCAATATTATCAAATTATTATAgtattaaagtaaaattaagttatttaaaGTAATATTATTAAAGtaacattaatatattattaaaatattattaataattaatccTAGTAATAGTAATGTGACTTTACtgagattttagaaatatttggtTACACTGACATTTCCACTGGCATAGGTTAAAATGGAATTTGACCTATGGGGGCATGTGCTCCCCCAACGGACACATGGACGGCATCTGCTACTAGAAACATTCAGAGAGCTGCACTTTTGATGTGTTCAGTTCCGTTAAGTCTCAGAGGCTACAGGGGATCTATTTCTTTCTAGTGGAAAACAGATTTCAGCTTATTCCTATCTATATTTAGTGCACTCTTAAGTCACTGGATTCTTGTAGGTCCTAGGTAAGGTATCTGCCCCTTAGGTGTCTCAAAGATCAATGGGGCAAACAACTCAGACTGCTTCTTTCATGTAGCCATCAGCATTCTTAGGAAAGAGTTATTGCCACAGGAAAGAGATTCCAGTTAGAAAACTGAGGCCGCTTAAACtactattttagtttttaaagattttatttatttacttgagagagagagagagcatgtgaaagagagcacgaacagggggaaggggcagagggagagggagaagcaaactccccacagagcagggagcctgacacagctcgatcccaggaccccaagatcatgatctgagccaaaggcagacacttaaacgactgagccacccaggtgcccctatttaattttaatagcaactttattgagttataacTCACATACCTTAAAATTTATccctttaaagtatataattcagtggtgttgagtatattcacaaagttgtgcaaccaacaccactaatttctgaatattttcatcaACCCCCTCAGAAACCCCAAATCcattctgcccttcccccatctcccagcaaccaccaatctactttctgtctccatgaatttgcctattctggacattctatataaaagcaaacatttactatgtgtttttttgtgtgtctgccttccttcacttagcatatgttttcaaggttcatctgtgtcaCCACGTAGCAGtatgccattatttttttatggctgaataacactGCATTGTACAGATATACCACATGTGGTTTATCCATTCGTCAGCTGAAGACATTTGGACTGTTTcaacttttggctattatgactaatgctgctgtgaacatttttttctctgtgtagcATGTTACCAGTCTTCTATTTGGTTTaactttttttggtttattttcaattagagagtttcttttttctagcttcataaatttctttaaattctttaaattcctGAACAGTTTAAGCAGCATtagtaatgtatagtgattaacataacataataataaaaaataagagaaaaaagtaatgTCTGTTTTTTCAAAGTGGTAGAATTTCTTGCAAAGCTAtctggttttattcttttctgatgggggtagcttttttttttaactttctgtaaTTCTTCTATGGAAAATTTGTCTGCTTAAATTTTCTATATCTACTAGAATTCATCTGGTAAGTTATATTTCTCTACaaaattatccatttcatctaggtatTCAAAATTATTTGCAGAAAGGTATATgaaatagtcttttttattttttaaaaaggttttacttattatttatttgagagtgagcgagagagaaagagagagagagcatgagcacgtggagggagaggaaaaagcagactccctactgagcagggagccagatgtggggcttgattccaggaccctgggatcatgacctgagctgaaggcagccgcttaaccgactgagccacccaggtgccctgaaatcgtcttttttaaaaaaagattttatttatttgagagagagcacacaggtgcacacaaagagggggaggggcagagggagaagcagactccccactgagcatggagcccaactgactgagccacccaggtaccccagtgttttaaattatctttaaaaaattttcttgatCTTAATGGCTATTTCCTCTATTTCTCAGATTGCCACAATAATATAGTAAGAGCATACCAACCAGCACGAGAcaactaaaaaaaccccaaacacaaTGGTATTTATGAGTTATTTTAAGCAGGCCAAAGAAGCCACATAGTAGTATGAAGGATCCTTATGCTTGTTATTCAGCTTCTTtggcttttaaataaaaatattccaggaTCCATTATGCAGAAATGCTGaagattaataaataatatcaaagaagtttataaatgtaaatggccaTACAAATCTACCTACAGAATAAAATCACCTGTATTAAAGCAAGGAAACTATGTCTGAAAAATGAAACAGGGGCAATCATATGGGCAGGGTGTGCCGTATGGTCAGGTTTCTAGAAACCACATGGAGACAGCCTTTTTTTTGGGATCACTCGTGGAACCTTTCAAATTCTTGGGATGCATTTCTGCTGACACTAAACATATTCCTGGTTTCCTGCTTCCTTTCTGCCTATTCCCACCCCTtaaaacacacatatgcacacacattcagTCAGTACTGGCTCCAGGAACACGAACACCTTGTAATAATTACCTTATTAGAGAAACAaccaacaagaaaaatgaaataaatttgaaagtaaaatataaatgaaacttGAGTAATTACTGGTTTTCCATAATTTACACCATTGTCATTCTGGTGGATAAGAACACTGGACTGTGTATTTTACATTCACTACTGCATTTAAACCTTTGAACACCTCAGTGGAGCAGGTGTAATTACCCTATTCTGAGATGGAAACACTGAGGCTTAAAGCATAGGTCCCTATCTGCCTGCCTTTACCATCCAAGGTCAAAGGTCCTGTATTAACCATCCATGATGTCCCTATTCTCTAAGAATTAATTACCCACTCTGCCCACAGAAGTAGGTTCCAGCCAGAGGTCATGGTTCTGCTTTGTGACTCCTATCCCCGGCCATAGCTTACCAGACAAAGGTTGGATACTTAGTACTAGCtggctcatttattttctttataattggaACTGGGATTCAGAAATGGCTAGTTAATCCTGGCATATGGCTGGAGTGATGATACTTGGCAGCTATATGGTGCCCACAGCTATATAGTTGAGAACAGAGTCCACAGGGATAAGGAAGAATGAAGTAGACCCATGGAGCAATGAAGGGACGTAAAAAGGACATTTCAGTTCCTAAGACTAGTCCCTTCCTGGAatttggcttccttccttccctgagcTGCTGTACAACAACTCTGTATTTTATTATAAGTTCCGCTTTCTTGCTCAAGTGAGCTCCAGTTGGTTTCTGATATATGTAACCAAAAAAACCTTATACTACCGTTTTCCTTCCTTATATGGGTATGTGGCAGTTTTCGGTAGAAATTCTTGTGATAATTTTAGAGTTAAAAGATCATAATACTACAGgcgcgcctggctggctcagttggtagagtttGCGGTTCTTCATCTTGGGGTcgtaagtctgagccccacgttgggtgtagagattacttaaaaaaaaaaaaaaagatcacaataCTAGAGCCAGAAGGAGCTGCAGAAATGATTGCTTTTTCTCGCTTTGTTTTGCAAATGGATAAACCAAACTCAGAGAGATGAAATGCCATTCCAAAAGGCATTTAGTTAGTTGATGGTAGAGCTGGGACCCATTTTTCTTATTGTCCTTTAATTGTttagtgttatttctttttttttaaagattttatttatttatttgacagagagagacacagcaagagagggaacacaagcagggggagtgggagagggagaagcaggcttcccgcggagcagggagcctgatgtgggactcgatcccatcatgacctgagccgaaggcagtcgcttaaccgactgagccacccaggcgcccaattttacTGTTATTTCTTACATGGCTGGAGATTTACTTGATAACAATAGCACACCATGAGAcaaatattgacattttgaaaTGAGGCATGAACCCATTCACAACCCATTCACATCACATCCCACAATCGCCTACTCATACCTTCTCACACCAGCTGTTCCcagttttataaaaagaaattcatttcagAGGCTGGTGGTATGGAGCATGGGAAACATTTTCTCATAGAACAGTGGCATACACGGTGGCTATCCCAGGATGGCTCCTGCCTACTGTACCCCAATAGCAACATCAACTTAGTTAAATAAAAATCCAATgaattcattaataaaaaaagtCCCCAGAGTTAAGCCTAATCAAAAGAGGAATCCAGTACTTACCTAAAAATAGAACAATCAATAGGACTATTATAGTAAGGAAAGCCTTGTTCCAGAAAGTTGCAATTTTACCCCAGACAGTAAATGAAAAAATCTTCTGCCATCTGTAAAGCAATACAATTACATTAggtgtaaaaaaaacaaaagattttgaaatgctttgcaaatattcaaTTAACATTTTGGTAACTGTGTAGTGAGTGACAAGAAttacagaaatttaattttttatgtcatATCAGAAAACTTCTGATATGACATAAGAATGGCTCATGAAATAAAGAACAACTCTTTCAAGTTTAATGATAATCTGACATTATCTTCTGTCTGGTGGCTTAAACATTCTACAGCAAAAGTAACTTTTAAAGTAAAGATACATGAATTCTTATACTAACATGTTATATTGCTGATAGAAGTTATCACCTTATATCTTTTTCTAATCTGGGTAATAACTCAGAAATAACAAAGACCTATTAGTCTAATAATCAGCAACATTTCAGGAATAGGGAGTCCAACTCTGCGCTATATATTTTTACATCTGCTCCAAGTaaaagaatttttctatttttaccacAAAGGAATTAAAAGTATCATTGAGATgttacatacataaaatacaaaaatcttaaataggttgatgaatttttttttttttttaaagattttatttatttatttgacagagagagagatagcgagagcaggaacacaagcaggggcagtgggagagggagaagcaggcttcccgccgagcagggagcccgatgtgggactcgatcccaggactctgggatcatgacctgagccgaaggcagacgcttaacgactgagccacccaggcgcccaataggtTGATGAATAAGTATTTACTCATGTAATTACCACCTAGATCAAGATGTGAACATAGAGGAAACAAAATGGGGTAAAAATAGTCTAGACAGTTTGAGCAGCACAAGCAAAGACACAGAAGTAAGAAAGTATGGGTTATAAATGACCAGGAATGACAAAGCAATCCAGCACACAATTGGAAAGGTAACAAACTTTGTACAAGggcatttaatttaattaatttatttatttagagagagagagagtgtaaacACACATGTgtatgagcaggggaaggggaagagggcaaaggagacaaagaatctcaagcagtctccacacctgatgtggagcccaacatggggctcaatctaatgaccctgagatcctgacctgagctgaaatcaagagtcggacacttaactgactgagccacccaggcggcccagtagaagggcattttattttatttattttattatttatttatttatttattttacgagggcattttatttatttttattttttttaagattttatttattttttgacagagagacagcgagagagggaacacaagcagggggagtggaagagagagaagcaggtttcctgcagagcagagagcccgatgcggggctcgatctcaggaccctgggatcacgacctgagccgaaggcagacgcttaacgacagagccacccagccgccccttaCGAGGGCATTTTAAATGAATAACAGATTCATGGGAGTCCAAAGGAGACATAAAAGTAATAAGCACCTAATAAAACTtcaaatacaacttaaaaaaaagttttactttaaGATTAGGACAAACTATTAActaataaatttggaaaacaacCCTAAGTAATAACTTGAAGTTGGTAAGAGGAGGGAGACTAATATAGATGGAGGAGGTCCCTTTGCCTCTATGCTTCCAATTCCAGAGATGCTAATCAAATTTTTCAttacaaaaattttatatttttagaaagagaagatAAGTGGCAATACCTTCATCTAAGTCCCAATGCAAATTCACATTTCAAGGGTCAGTATAAAAGGGAACACAAAAAAGATTTCCTACAGGGAACAACTAGCAGTTTCTACTAATACTCAATTCAAGGAGGAAATGATAATAGCTGTTATATATTGAGTCATTACTATACTAAGGTTCTAAGCACTTTTACATATTTTAGCTCATTTAATCACCACAACCACTATATGAGGTGGGTACTAAGTATtacctctattttacagatggcgAAACTGGCCAGAGATggtaaataatttgcccaaggtcatgcagtaACATGCAAAGTTGGGACATACACCTAGGAAGCCTGACTTGTaactatgtgtctttttttttaaaaaagattttatttatttatttgacacagagagatagagagagaccaTAAGCAGGCAGACAtgcaggcagaagaagagggagaagcaggttccctgctgagcatgcagcccgatgcagggctccatcccaggaccctaggatcacgacctgagccgaaggcagctgcttaactgactgagccactcaggcgcccctgtaactATGTGTCTTTAACCAATGGGTTATGTGAGTAAATAATAGCCAAATTAAATAAAGATTGAAGCCTTTTCTTTGAAGATATGGTgatacatgtataaaatattaaaagatgtgACTA
This genomic window from Halichoerus grypus chromosome 12, mHalGry1.hap1.1, whole genome shotgun sequence contains:
- the BCAP29 gene encoding B-cell receptor-associated protein 29; its protein translation is MTLQWVAVATFLYAEIGLILIFCLPFIPPQRWQKIFSFTVWGKIATFWNKAFLTIIVLLIVLFLDAAREVRKYSSTPAIEKGLTSRPGAYEHAQMKLFRSQRNLYISGFSLFFWLVLRRLVILITQLAKELSNKGVLKTQAENTNEAAKKFMEENERLKRLLKSYAKEEEHILEAENKKLVEDQEKLKTELKKTSDALSKAQNDVMTMRMQSEQLSKEYDRLLKEHAELQNCSGKDSKKGL